CCGCGCTGGCCGGGCGGGCAGGCAAGGACGCCCTGGTCGCGCTCGCGAACGTCTACCGCGACTACGCCCACGAACACCCGGGCCGCTACACGGCGGGCCGGCTGCCGCTCGACCCGGCGACGGCCGCCGCGAGCGCCGGGGTGCGGCACGCCCAGATGACCCGCGCGGTGCTGCGCGGCTACGACCTCGCGGAGCCGGACCAGACCCACGCCGTGCGGCTCCTGGGCAGCACCTTCCACGGGTACGTGAGCCTGGAGCTGGCCGGCGGCTTCAGCCACAGCGCCCCCGACTCGCAGGAGAGCTGGACCCGCGTCCTCGACGCCCTCGACGCTCTGCTGCGCTCCTGGCCCACGGCCCCGCAGGCACCGTCAGAACCGTCCTGAAGCCCCAGGTGGAGAGCATGCACACCCCCTCGCACGACTGGATCACCACCCCGCTCACCGCCGCACTCCTGCGCGGCGCCCTCGATGTCGAGCGCACCGCGCACGGTCTGCTGCCGCACCGGCTGCCCGCCCGTGCCCGCGCCCAGTTCCACGATCCGCAGCTGGCCATGGCCGAGTCGCAGCCCTCCGGGGTCAGGCTGGCCTTCCGCACCCGGGCCACCGCGATCGAGCTGGACACCCTGCCCACCAAGCGCGTCTACGCGGGCGTGCCGCCCCGGCCCGACGGCGTGTACGACCTCGTCGTCGACGGCCGTCCCGCCGGTTCGGGGAGCGTCGCGGGCGGGAACACGCTCACGATCGACATGACGGTGGGCGGGGCGGAGCTGACGCCCGGCCCGGTCGGGACCCTGCGCTTCGCGGGGCTGCCCGACGCCGAGAAGGACGTCGAGATCTGGCTGCCGCACGACGAGACCACCGAACTGGTCGCGCTGCGCACCGACGCGCCCGTCGAACCCGCGCCGGACCCCGGCCGTCCCGTCTGGCTGCACCACGGCAGCTCGATCAGCCACGGCTCGTTCGCCGCGACCCCGACGACGACCTGGCCCGCGCTCGCCGCCTCGCGCGGCGGTGTGGAGCTGATCAACCTGGGCTTCGGCGGCAGCGCGCTGCTCGACCCGTTCACCGCGCGCGCCCTGCGGGACACGCCCGCCGACCTGATCAGCGTCAAGATCGGCATCAATCTCGTCAACGCCGACGTGATGCGGCTGCGCGCGTTCACGCCCGCCGTGCACGGGTTCCTCGACACGATCAGGGAGGGACACCCGACAGCGCCCCTGCTGGTCGTGTCGCCGCTGCTGTGCCCGATCCACGAGGACACCCCGGGGCCGAGCGCGCCCGACTTCAGCCGGATCGCCGAGGGTGAGCTGCGGTTCAAGGCGACGGGCGACCCCGCCGAGCGGGCGGCGGGGAAGCTGACGCTCACCGTGATCCGGGACGAGCTGGCGCGGATCGTGGAGCAGCGACGGGCCGACGACCCGCATCTGCACCACCTCGACGGGCTCGCCCTCTACGGCGAGCAGGACGCCGCCGAACTGCCGCTCCCCGACGGCCTGCACCCCGACGCCGCCACCCACCGCCGGATCGGCGAGCGGTTCGCCGCGCTGGCCTTCGGCGAGGCCGGGGCCTTCGCACAGCGGAACTGAGGGCACGCCAGAGCCGCAGGGCAGGGCCGGAGCCGAGAGGCTCGGCGCCCCGTTCCTGAACATCACGAGGCCGCCACCCCACACGCGGGTGGCGGCCTCGTCACGTCCAGGGCCCCCTGGGGTCCGGACACGGCGGGCGAGGTGACGGACACGACAGCGGGCGACGTCACGAACACGACAGCGGTCGAGGTCACGGGCGCGCGCCCGGCGACGCCACGGACGAGATCTCCCCGCCGAAATCTCCCTGACCTGTCTTGACATACCGAGGAAGCGATTCGTAGCTTGGGTGATCATTCAGCTTGATGAAAATAGTTCACGGACATGAACGGAGGAGTCATGGGCATCAGCCTCGACCTGTACTCGTCGGCGGCGTCCGGGCCCCGCCGCTCGACCCCGCGCCCGGCCGTGTGGCCCGGCCGGCGCAACTGATCGACCACGGCATGGAGGCTGTCCGCGCATGAGCACCACCGGTACGAAGATCCGGGAACTGATCGTCACCCCGATCGCGTTCCGCGACCCGCCGTTGCTCAACTCCAACGGCGTCCACGAGCCGCTCGCGCTGCGCTGCGTCCTCCAACTCAGGCTGGAGGACGGCACGGTGGGCCTCGGCGAGTCCCCCGGCGGCGCGGTCCGCCTGGAGCGCCTCGACGCGGCAGCGAAGGCCGTCGTCGGCCTGGACGTCTTCGACACGACGGCGGTGACGGCGGCCGTCGACGCGGTGCTGCTGCCGACCGTGCCCAGCTCCCACGAGCGGGGCTGGACGACGTCGGCCGTGGAGGTCGCCTGCCTCGACGCGCAGGGCAAGCTGCTCGGGCGGCCGGTCAGCGACCTGCTCGGCGGGCGGGTCAGGGACAGCGTGCCGTTCGCCGGGTACCTCTTCTACAAGTGGGGCGAACACCCGGCCCTTGACGGGCGCGAGGCGGTCGGCGACGACTGGGGCGAGGCGCTGGACCCGGCCGGGATCGTCGCGCAGGCGCGGCTGATGCGGGAGCGCTACGGCTTCCGCTCCTTCAAGCTGAAGGGCGGTGTCTTCCCGCCAGACGAGGAGATCGCCGCGATCCGGGCGCTGTCCGAGGCGTTCCCCGGGCAGCCGCTGCGCCTGGACCCCAACACCGCGTGGACGGTGGAGACGTCCCGGTACGTCGCCCGTGAACTGGACGGCTTCCTCGAGTACTTGGAGGACCCGACGGCGACGATCGCGGGGATGGCCGAGGTGGCGAAGGACTCGCCGCTGCCGCTGGCCACCAACATGTGCGTGATCGCCTGGGAGCACCTGCGGCCGGCCGTCGAGCAGAACGCGGTGCAGGTGCTGCTGACCGACCACCACTACTGGGGCGGCCTGCGCCGCACCCGTGAACTGGCAGCCGTCTGCGAGGCGTTCGGGATCGCGCTGTCGATGCACTCCAACTCACACCTGGGTATCAGCCTCGCCGCGATGACCCATGTCGCGGCGGCCATCCCGCACTTGGACCACTCCTGCGACACCCACTACCCGTGGAACCTGGCCGACGACATCGTCCGGCCCGGCGTCTTCGAACTGCGCGACGGGGAGGTGAAGGTGCCGACCGGGCCGGGGCTCGGTGTCGAACTCGACCACGAGGCCCTCGATCGGCTGCACCGGGTCTACCTGGAGTCGGGGATGCGGGGCCGCGACGACACCGGCTACATGCGCCGCGTCGAGCCCGATTACGAGCTGAGGCTGCCCCGTTGGTGACGGGCGGGCCCGCCGGGTCCCGCCGGGCTCAGGCGTCCCGGTACAGCTCGCCGAGGAGCGCGACGACGGCCCCGGTGGCGGGGTGCGGGTCGTCCCGCCACCAGGCGACCCTGACCGCGATGGGTTCGGCGTCGCGCACCGGACGGTAGACGACGCCGGGGCGCGGGTACTGATGGGCGGTCGACTCCGCCGTGAGTCCGACGGCCCGGCCACCGGCGATCACCGTCAGCCAGTCGTCGACGTCGTGGGTCTCCTCGGTGTCCGGGCGGGCGTCGGGCGGCCACAGGTCGGCGGTGGTGGTGCCGGTGCGGCGGTCGATCAGCAGGACCCGGTCGGCCAGTTCGGCGAGCCGCACCGAGCGGCGGCGGGCCAGCGGATCGTCCGCGCCCAGCGCGCACAGCCGCCGCTCCCGCCCCACGACGACCTGTTCGAACCGCCGCTCGTCCAGTGCCCGCCGGACAACGGCGAGGTCGCAGGTGCCCTCGGCGAGCCCGGCCGTCGTGGAGTTGACGCGGACCAGGTGCAGATCGGTCTCCGGGTGCTCCCGCGCCCAGCGGCGCTGGAAGGCGGAGGTGTGGCGGCCGACCGCCGACCACGCGTAGCCGATCCGCAGACCGGCGTGGCCCGAGGTGGCCGTCCGCACCAGTCCCTCGACCTCGCCGAGCACCCGGCGGGCCTGCGCCAGCACCCGCAGTCCGGTCGGGGTCGGCGCGACCTCGCGCGAGGTGCGGCGCAGCAGCCGGACGCCCAGGGTGCGTTCGAGGGAGGCCAGGGTGCGGGAGACGGCGGCCTGGGAGACGCCGAGGGCGATGGCCGCGTCGGTGAATCCGCCCTCGTCGACGATGGCCACGAGACAGCGCAGCTGCCGGAGTTCCACATCCATGACTCCAGCGTATAGACCGTGGCAGCGCCGTATTTTGCGCGTGGAACCGGGCGGCGCACGATCGGTCCATGTGCCGTGTGCCCGCACCCTCGACCACCGATCCCGTCGCCCTGCCGGCCCCCGCCGCGCCACCCGGCCGGCGTCGGCTGTTCGGCGTGGCCACCATGGTGGGCAGCGGTCTGTCCAACCAGACCGGTGCCGCGATCGGCTCGCTCGCCTTCCCCGTCATCGGCCCTGTCGGGGTCGTCGCGGTCCGCCAGTACGTGGCCGCGGTGGTTTTGCTGGCCGTCGGCCGGCCCCGGCTGCGCTCCTTCACCTGGCGGCAGTGGTGGCCGGTGCTCGCCCTGGCGGTGGTCTTCGGCGCGATGAACCTGTCCCTGTACACGGCGGTCGACCGGATCGGCCTGGGGCTCGCGGTCACCCTGGAGTTCCTCGGCCCGCTGACCATCGCGCTGGCCGCCGTCCGCAGGCGGGTGGACGCCTGCTGCGCGGTGATCGCGGCGGCCGGGGTGGTCACGCTGATGCGCCCGCGGCCCTCCACGGACTACGCGGGCCTGGGGTGCGGGCTGGTCGCGGCCGGGTGCTGGGCGGCGTACATCCTGCTCAACCGGACGGTCGGCAGCCGGATACCCGGCACGCAGGGGTCAGGGGCGGCGGCGGCCGTCTCGGCGCTGATGTTCCTGCCGGTCGGGGCCGTGGTGGTGGTCACCCGGCCGCCGACGCCGGCCGCGGTCGGATGCGCGGTGGTGGCGGGGGTGCTCTCGTCGGCGGTGCCGTACCTCGCCGATCTGATCACCCTGCGCCATGTGCCGGCCCAGGCGTTCGGCCTCTTCATGAGCGTCAACCCGGTCCTGGCGGCGCTCGTGGGGTGGGTCGGGCTCGGGCAGCGGCTCGGCTGGACGGAGTGCGCGAGCGTCGCCGCGATCGTCGTGGCGAACACCCTGAGCATGGCCACCCGCCGGAGCTGACACCGCGCGGACCGGCGGCGCCCTCCGGCCTCACGGCCCCAATGGCTGCTCCGTGAGGGCGAGTTGAAGCCAGGCCGCCGGAACCGGTGTCCGCGCCGGTGGAGCCGACGCGGACACCGGCCGGTGGGTCAGGAGCGGCGGGCGCGGGAGCGGGACGCCAGGTAGACGGCGCCGCCACCGAGGCCGAGGGCCACGACGGCGCCACCGGCGATCAGACCGGTGGACGAGTTCGCGCCGGTCTCGGCGAGGGGCGTGGCGCTGTCACTGGGCGAGGGCGCCGGGGAGGCCGGCGGCTTCGACGCCAGCGGCGGCACGTCCGAGGTGGTGGGCGGGGTGGAGGCGGAGGCGGGCGGCTTGCTCGCCTCGGCCGGGGGCGTGCTCTCCTTCGGCGGCGCGCTCTCCTCGGGGGTGCCCGGGGTGGCGGGCGTCCCGGGGGTCGACTCGCTCGGCGTCGGGGTGGGCGACTCCGGCTTGCCCGGCTCGCACGCCTTGTCGCCGCCGTTCCAGGCGGCGATGAGGTGGTACGGGGTCATGACGCCGGTGGGCTGGTCGGGCAGCGGGCCGTGGC
The sequence above is a segment of the Streptomyces griseoviridis genome. Coding sequences within it:
- a CDS encoding TetR/AcrR family transcriptional regulator, with protein sequence MRRVGLTPERLAQAGAELADEVGFEQVTVSALARRFDVKVASLYSHVRNSHDLKTRIALLVLREQADRAAAALAGRAGKDALVALANVYRDYAHEHPGRYTAGRLPLDPATAAASAGVRHAQMTRAVLRGYDLAEPDQTHAVRLLGSTFHGYVSLELAGGFSHSAPDSQESWTRVLDALDALLRSWPTAPQAPSEPS
- a CDS encoding GDSL-type esterase/lipase family protein, giving the protein MHTPSHDWITTPLTAALLRGALDVERTAHGLLPHRLPARARAQFHDPQLAMAESQPSGVRLAFRTRATAIELDTLPTKRVYAGVPPRPDGVYDLVVDGRPAGSGSVAGGNTLTIDMTVGGAELTPGPVGTLRFAGLPDAEKDVEIWLPHDETTELVALRTDAPVEPAPDPGRPVWLHHGSSISHGSFAATPTTTWPALAASRGGVELINLGFGGSALLDPFTARALRDTPADLISVKIGINLVNADVMRLRAFTPAVHGFLDTIREGHPTAPLLVVSPLLCPIHEDTPGPSAPDFSRIAEGELRFKATGDPAERAAGKLTLTVIRDELARIVEQRRADDPHLHHLDGLALYGEQDAAELPLPDGLHPDAATHRRIGERFAALAFGEAGAFAQRN
- a CDS encoding glucarate dehydratase family protein translates to MSTTGTKIRELIVTPIAFRDPPLLNSNGVHEPLALRCVLQLRLEDGTVGLGESPGGAVRLERLDAAAKAVVGLDVFDTTAVTAAVDAVLLPTVPSSHERGWTTSAVEVACLDAQGKLLGRPVSDLLGGRVRDSVPFAGYLFYKWGEHPALDGREAVGDDWGEALDPAGIVAQARLMRERYGFRSFKLKGGVFPPDEEIAAIRALSEAFPGQPLRLDPNTAWTVETSRYVARELDGFLEYLEDPTATIAGMAEVAKDSPLPLATNMCVIAWEHLRPAVEQNAVQVLLTDHHYWGGLRRTRELAAVCEAFGIALSMHSNSHLGISLAAMTHVAAAIPHLDHSCDTHYPWNLADDIVRPGVFELRDGEVKVPTGPGLGVELDHEALDRLHRVYLESGMRGRDDTGYMRRVEPDYELRLPRW
- a CDS encoding LysR family transcriptional regulator; this translates as MDVELRQLRCLVAIVDEGGFTDAAIALGVSQAAVSRTLASLERTLGVRLLRRTSREVAPTPTGLRVLAQARRVLGEVEGLVRTATSGHAGLRIGYAWSAVGRHTSAFQRRWAREHPETDLHLVRVNSTTAGLAEGTCDLAVVRRALDERRFEQVVVGRERRLCALGADDPLARRRSVRLAELADRVLLIDRRTGTTTADLWPPDARPDTEETHDVDDWLTVIAGGRAVGLTAESTAHQYPRPGVVYRPVRDAEPIAVRVAWWRDDPHPATGAVVALLGELYRDA
- a CDS encoding EamA family transporter is translated as MCRVPAPSTTDPVALPAPAAPPGRRRLFGVATMVGSGLSNQTGAAIGSLAFPVIGPVGVVAVRQYVAAVVLLAVGRPRLRSFTWRQWWPVLALAVVFGAMNLSLYTAVDRIGLGLAVTLEFLGPLTIALAAVRRRVDACCAVIAAAGVVTLMRPRPSTDYAGLGCGLVAAGCWAAYILLNRTVGSRIPGTQGSGAAAAVSALMFLPVGAVVVVTRPPTPAAVGCAVVAGVLSSAVPYLADLITLRHVPAQAFGLFMSVNPVLAALVGWVGLGQRLGWTECASVAAIVVANTLSMATRRS